The genomic interval GGCCCACGCACTCCTCCCGGAACCGGCTCTCGACCCAGATCACGGCGGAGATCAGGCGCGGGTCCACGCCGTAGTCGCGGCCGGCCTCGAGGATCAGCGCGTCGAACCGATGCAGACGCCGGAGATAGAGCAGTGCCGCGAGGCTGACCAAGGACACGGCGAGAACGAGATTGGCGTACAGAACGCGGACGGCCAGTTCTCGCGAGACGCGGCCCATGGCTGCCACCCTAGGACATTTCCGGCCCGGCGTCCATCCCGGCCTCGCGCCGGAAGGTCCGGCGATTGACCCGCGCGGCGGCTCCTGATAAAACCCTAGGCCGTGCACCCGTAGCTCAATTGGACAGAGCACCAGACTTCGGATCTGGGGGTTGGGGGTTCAAATCCCTCCGGGTGTGCCAGGCCGGCTCGAACGGAACGGTCGCGGCGGTTGTCTGTTGGTGTGGACACAGGAACGGGACCTATTATGAAAATGAGAATACCGGCGATGGCGGCGGCGCTGTTGATCATCGGGGCATCGGCTCTTCAGGCCGCCATCCTCACGGAAACCCCGGAACCCCTGCTGGAAACCGGCGGCCTCGGCCCCGTCAGCGTGGGGGCGTTTTACCAACTCTCCCGCCGGCAGGTGGAAACCGATCGCGGCTTTCAGATGGATTTGGAGGCCCGCACCTACGAGGCCTTGCTGGGAATCGATGTCCTTCCCTGGTTGACCTTGTACGGCAGCGCCGGCGGGTCGGACGCGCGGCTCAAGGATATCAGTTATTACGGGGAGGATCGATTCTCCTGGGCCGTCGGCTTCAACATGAACCTCTGGCAGTGGGTCGGCTACGGCGAAATGCCGGTTTGGCGTGTCACCTTCAAGACACGGGCCGAGATGGCGATGTACGAAACCGAGGGCGCGCCGGATATCGAATGGACCGACTACACCGTGTCGTTCCCCGTCGGCTATGAAGTGGTGTTCTCCCAGTACCCCGATAGTTTTTCGGACCTGGACCACTTGGAACTCTTCGTGGGCCCCGTGCTGTCCTATATCGACGGCGAGTACGACCAGGGTGGAGGTGGGATCGACTTCGAAGAAAAGCACTCCCTGGGCGTAACCGGCGGCGCGTCCCTCTTCGTGACCGAAACGCTTTTCCTGGGCTTGCAGGCCACCTATTTTGACCGGTTCCTTATCCGCGGCGGCATCGGATACAGCTTTCAATAAGCTGCCGGGTTCGTTTCCGCCGTAAAAATGAACTTGATTATGCGCCCGGGATGGGGCACCTTGCCGCGCACTATAACCTTGGACCGAAGTCTATGAGTATTGATCAAAGCATTACGGTTTATGAACAAGGCGAAGTGAGTTCCGTGGTCTGGCCCTGGACCCGGACCAAAGCGGCAGACGATCCGGCCGCCGCCGCCCGCGCCTTGCGTCATAAAGCTGTTATCCAAGCGTTGGTTACGGCGATCATTGGGGCTGTGATCTATTTCCTTTTCAAACATGCCCTGGCGGCCCACATCGTCTGGGGGATCGCCGCCTTCGTGCTGGTCACGGGCCTGCTGGTCCAGCCGGTCTTCCGGGCCGTTGACCGATTCATGCAGAAATTCGGCGTCGCTGTGGGCACGGGGCTGACGTACCTGCTCCTGGTGCCCTTTTTCTACCTGGTCTTCATGCCGGGGCGCATGCTGATGCGGATCCTGGGCAAGGATCCTCTGCAGCTGGCGCGGGCAACCGAGTGCCCCAGTTGCTGGTCCGTTCGCAAGCCGTTGAAACCCGATCACTTCAAGAAGCAATTCTAATGAACATCCTAGGCATCAGCGCGTTTTACCACGACTCCGCCGCGGCCCTCATCCGCGACGGGGAAATCATCGCCGCCGCCCAGGAGGAGCGGTTCACCCGCAAGAAGCACGATTCGAATTTCCCCGTCAACGCCGTCCGCTACTGCCTGGCGGAGGGCGGCGTGCACAAGGGCCAGTTGGACGCCGTGGCGTTCTACGACAAGCCCATCAACAAGTTCAACCGCATCCTGGAAACCTATCTCACCGTGGCGCCCAGCGGCCTGAAGTCGTTCATGATGGCCGTGCCGATCTGGCTGAAGCAGAAGCTCTGGATCCCGCTGGACATCGAACTGGCGCTCGAAAAGTGCGGCATGCACGCGCCGAAGAACATGTACTTCCCGGAGCACCACGAGTCGCACGCCGCCAGCGCGTTTTATCCGTCCCCCTACGAGAGCGCCGCCATCCTGACGCTGGACGGGGTGGGCGAGTGGGCCACGAGCACGCTGGGGCGGGGCCAGGGGCACCGGATCGAGATCTTCAAGGAGCTGCGGTTCCCGCATTCCCTCGGCATGCTCTACTCCGCCTTCACGTACTTCACCGGCTTCAAGGTCAACTCCGGCGAATACAAGCTCATGGGCCTCGCGCCGTACGGCAAGCCGAAGTATACCCAGGTCATTCTCGACAACCTGCTGGACCTGAAAGAGGACGGCTCGTTCCGCCTCAACATGGAGTACTTCGGGTACCTCGACCGGCTGACGATGACGAACGAGAAGTTCGACGGCCTGTTCGGCGGGCCGCCGCGCAAGGCGGAGTCCGAGATCAGCGAGCGCGAGATGGACATCGCCGCCTCGATCCAGAAGGTGACCGAGGAGATCGTGATGCGAATGGCCCGGCACGCGCACCAGGTCACGGGCGAAAAACACCTCTGCCTGGCCGGCGGCGTGGCCCTGAACTGCGTGGCCAACGGCCGCCTCCTGCGCGAGGGGCCCTTCGAGGACATCTGGATCCAGCCGGCCGCCGGCGACGCCGGCGGCGCGCTCGGGGCCGCCCTGCTGGTCTGGCACATGGTGCACAACCAGCCGAGGGCCGCCGGCGGGGACCGCGACAAGATGAAGGGCGCGTACCTCGGCCCCGCCTTCACGGACGACGAAATCCAGGCCTTCCTCGACTCCCGCGGCTATGTCTACAAGAAGCTGCCCGAGGCCGAGTGGGCCCCGGCCGTCGCGAAACTGATGGCCGAGGAAAAGGTCGTCGGCCTGCTGCAGGGGCGCATGGAGTTCGGGCCGCGCGCGCTCGGCGGCCGCTCGATCATCGGCGACGCGCGCTCGTCCAAGATGCAGTCGGTGATGAACCTGAAGATCAAGTATCGCGAGTCGTTCCGGCCGTTCGCGCCGACGTGCCTCGCGGAGAAGGTCAGCGACTACTTCGAACTCGACCGGCCTTCGCCGTACATGCTGCTCGTGGCCCAGGTGCAGCGCGACCGCTGCAAGGGGATCGAGGAGAGCAAGACGCTGAACATCCGCGAGCGGATCAACCAGGTGCGGTCGGACATCCCGGCGATCACGCACGTGGATTATTCCGCGCGGGTCCAGACCGTGGACCGCCGGGACAACGCGCGGTACTACGACCTGATCAAGGCCTTCGACGCGCTCACCGGCTACGGCGTGATCATCAACACCTCGTTCAACGTCCGCGGCGAGCCGATCGTGTGCACGCCGGAGGACGCGTACCGCTGCTTCATGCGGACGGAGATGGACGCGCTGGTTCTCAATTCGTTCGTGCTGGAGAAGGGCGCCCAGCCGGCCTGGAAGGATTCGGCGGATTGGAAGAGCGAGTACGTGCTGGATTAGGCCCGGCGCGGGAAGATCGAAATCGGGGATGGAACGACTATGCGCATGCTGAAATACATCGGGCGGCTGATCAAGGAGTTCTTCGAGTTCGCCTGGCACAACAAGGCCTGGTGGATCGTGCCGGTCGTGCTGATCCTCCTCCTGCTGGGCTTCCTGATCGTCTCCGGCTCCGCCGTGGCGCCGTTCATCTACACCCTCTTCTGATCGGAACGGCCCGGCCGTTCGGGAGCGCCGTCCCGGGATGAAAGTGGCGATTATCGGTTCGAAGGGCCTGCTGGGGGCCGATCTGTGCGCCGCCTGCCGGCGCGCGGGGATGGGCGTCGTCGAACTGGCGCGCGAGCAGATGGATGTTACGCAGCCGGCGAAGGTACGCCAGAGCCTGCCGCCGGTCCCATGGGTGATCAACTGCGCCTCGTTCAGTGACGTGGAGGCCTGCGAGAAACAGCGGGCCGCCGCCTTCGCCGTCAACAGCGAGGGGGCCCGCGCCCTGGCGGTGAGCTGCGCCCGCCGGGGCATCCGCCTGATGCACATCAGTTGCGCCGGCGTGTTCGACGGGCGCAAGGCAACGCCGTTCAAGGAAACGGACGAGCCCAACCCGCTCAATGCCCACGGCTTGAGCAAGCTCGCGGGCGAGAAGGCGGTGCGCGCCGAGGGCGGCAAGAGCCTGATCGTGCGCCTGCCCTCGCTGTTCGGATGGGGCGGACAGAATATCC from Kiritimatiellia bacterium carries:
- a CDS encoding carbamoyltransferase is translated as MNILGISAFYHDSAAALIRDGEIIAAAQEERFTRKKHDSNFPVNAVRYCLAEGGVHKGQLDAVAFYDKPINKFNRILETYLTVAPSGLKSFMMAVPIWLKQKLWIPLDIELALEKCGMHAPKNMYFPEHHESHAASAFYPSPYESAAILTLDGVGEWATSTLGRGQGHRIEIFKELRFPHSLGMLYSAFTYFTGFKVNSGEYKLMGLAPYGKPKYTQVILDNLLDLKEDGSFRLNMEYFGYLDRLTMTNEKFDGLFGGPPRKAESEISEREMDIAASIQKVTEEIVMRMARHAHQVTGEKHLCLAGGVALNCVANGRLLREGPFEDIWIQPAAGDAGGALGAALLVWHMVHNQPRAAGGDRDKMKGAYLGPAFTDDEIQAFLDSRGYVYKKLPEAEWAPAVAKLMAEEKVVGLLQGRMEFGPRALGGRSIIGDARSSKMQSVMNLKIKYRESFRPFAPTCLAEKVSDYFELDRPSPYMLLVAQVQRDRCKGIEESKTLNIRERINQVRSDIPAITHVDYSARVQTVDRRDNARYYDLIKAFDALTGYGVIINTSFNVRGEPIVCTPEDAYRCFMRTEMDALVLNSFVLEKGAQPAWKDSADWKSEYVLD
- a CDS encoding NAD(P)-dependent oxidoreductase encodes the protein MKVAIIGSKGLLGADLCAACRRAGMGVVELAREQMDVTQPAKVRQSLPPVPWVINCASFSDVEACEKQRAAAFAVNSEGARALAVSCARRGIRLMHISCAGVFDGRKATPFKETDEPNPLNAHGLSKLAGEKAVRAEGGKSLIVRLPSLFGWGGQNIPAGLFAALQAKQLPLKVPAEEIIAPAYSRHVAEGLVKLLSLDATGVVHVGPAGRCTWKEFAQVLADRISPGAPIEEVPMALYYPLAERPMQTVLDSQRYRQWTGHALPGWHQGLEAWLSEAKKD